The segment TGGTTGAGACCTGGTACATTTCAAAACTCATATCATAATCTTGACAATCGTTTTCACGATTGTTCTCCCGCATGGGGGTACCCAATATTCTTTGTATTGTTCGTTTATAAATTTGGTGCCTCCATGCGGGGGGTTCTTTTTTTGCGGGGGGCTACCTGCAACAGAGGAGCCTGAATATGTGGCGTAATTTTTCTGCCCGAAATATGGTCGGTTACTCGCTTTTTCTCGTAACACTCGTGTTGCTTGAACAAGTGATGATCTGGCTGGAACACTAACTTAAAGGATTTCATTCAGAGGTAGCTAGGACTGTTCTCAACAAACAGTCCTTTTTTTATGTTCAAGCTCTAAATTTTTAATTTGAAATTTGAAATTTTTAATCAATTTGAAATAAATAAATATTTTAATAACGAATTACGTCCATCGCGGTATTTCAAATTTTTATATTTCAAATTGATTTCAAATTTCAAATTAAAAATTTCAAATTCGAAGCCCCTAATACCAAATTTCCCACACAAGCGGGAAATGGTTTTTTGTCTGATAAAAAGTCCTATTTCTTTTTGGGCGTATCCCACTCCGCGTCATGCAAAACTTTATCCATGACGTTTTCGTAATCATAGATTTCAGCTTTCGTGAACCAAAGCGCGATTTCACGTTTCGCTTCATCCGGTTCCGATGACGCGTGAATCAGATTGCGAACCGAACGGCCTTCCATATTAGCCATTTCAATCGTGTCAATTGTTAAATCACCACGGATACTGCCAACATCCGCCGAAATAGGATTAGTACTGCCGACCAACTGGCGCACATTACTAATCGCGTGAGTTCCCTGCCAAACCATCGCGACGACAGGACCGATTGCCAAATAGCGACCAAGCTGATTACGAATCCACTGACCGATTTGAATCGGTGTGCGACTATCCGACAAACCATTTTTCTCCATTCCGGCTTTGGCTTTTTCACCCAACGCCGTTAAATACGCAACATCGTTTGTGTAATGCTTTTCCAAAATTTCTTTACTCGGCCAAACCATCTTCATTCCCACAAGCTTGAGACCGGCTTTTTCAAAGCGACCGATGACATCTCCAATCAAGCCACGCTGTACTCCATCCGGCTTAATCAAAACCAACGTCTGCTGACGCTTGATCTCCATTATTCTCGAATCAACCTCCGACTTTTTTTGAGATTTAGGCATATGAGTAACAATATAGGGGAAAACCCATTTATTGACAAATGAGTAATACTTGAAACCAAATGTTTATAAATACCTCCAAAATTACCAATTATCAATGACCAATTATCAATTAATTTTCAAGATTCAATTTTCAATTTGATACCGTAATTGATAATTTATGAATTGATAATTAATTGAAAATTGGGGATTGATAATTGAAAATTAGAGTTCGCATTCTTTCTCGCACCTCAATTTTACAGACCCAGACCCCACATTACTTTCCAGAGTGATCGTTCCCATCCGGTCTGTTCTCTCAACTTTTACTCCGCCAAGTCTTTTTAATGTTAATGGATTCGGATGCCCATACATATTTTTTACCCCCACTGAAATAATCGCCATCTTGGGTTTTACAAAATCCAAAAACGTGGTGCTTGAAGATGTTTTACTGCCGTGATGTCCAACCTTCAAAATATCAGCAGTCAAAACACTGCCATATTTTTTCGCTAAATAATTTTCCGTTGGTGCTTCTATGTCTCCGGTGAGTAATAACGAAACCCCCGGAACAATTAATCTTGCAACTACCGAGGCATTATTGATGTTTGTTTTGCTCCATGTGAGTAATTTTTCATCCGGCGAAAGAATGTCTAATTTAATATCATTATAAATAATAGTTTGCCCCGCCTCGGCGAAAACTATCGGAATTTTTTTATCCATAACGCTCTGGAGAAATATCCGATAATTTTTTTTATTCTCGATAATTTTTGGCAATACAACTGTTCCAACCTCATATTTTTTTACAACATATAATAATCCACCGAGATGATCTTGATCCGGGTGCGTTAGAACAACCACGTCAATTTTACGGTCCCACGCCGGACGATTTTCACCAAGACGTTGCAAAACGGTTAAGTCGGGTCCACCATCTACTAAAACATCAAAATTCCCCTGACGCATAAGAATCGCGTCACCTTGACCAACATTCATAAAACTCACAAAAACTTTGCCATCGCGAGAATTTTGCAACCACAGAGCCATACCAAGAACCAACGTCCCCACTATTATCAAAAATATCGCTCTGCGCTTCATTTTTTCGCCATATCACTTAGTTGTTCAGTGCGGACACTATTTTTGTTCACACTGAACAATTCCCGTATCGGCCAAAATTGACGCCTTGTTGAACGAGACAAAATAATCGATAGAACAAATAAAAGAAAATAAAAGAGCACAAGATATCCGGCCTTAAATTCTACCAATTGAATATTGGCACCGGGGAGTTTTGCCGAAAACTCGACTAGCCCTAAAAATATATCAGTAAGCGCGTGAGTGATAAAAAACAGAAAACCTTGAAGGAACGGTATCCAGCCAAAAATTAAAACCGCTACCCCCAAAAGCATCAAGGGTGGATAAAGCGGTGCCGCAAATACATTAGCAAGCAACCCAATAAGCGAAACCCGGCCAAATGAATAGGCGATAATCGGTGTTGTTGTAAACATCGCGCACGCGGTCATTAAAAAAATATTTTGCAAACCAAAAGATTTCGCGCGAAAAGTAAAACGTTGGCCAATGGGATAAAAAACAATTAATCCCCACATTGCCAGCGCGGATAATTGAAAACCCAAATCGGCCAACAAAATTCGCGGATTCGCCATTAGCATTAACACGACAGTCACTAAAAGAATCCGAACGCCATGGGATTTTCTTCCAGATGCCATCGCAATATAAACCGCCGCAACCATAATAACCGACCGAATACCGCTCGGAGGAAAATCAACAAGCGCGATAAATAGCGTGGCCAAAACCGCGGTAACAATCATCGCGTAAATTCGCGGTACGCCAATCATGGTTGTAATAAAAAATATCGCGATGGCCAACATACTCACGTGTTGCCCGGAAATAGCCACCAAGTGCGCTAAACCGGAATTGGAAAAGTCTGTACGCAAACTTT is part of the bacterium genome and harbors:
- a CDS encoding nucleoside-diphosphate kinase; the encoded protein is MPKSQKKSEVDSRIMEIKRQQTLVLIKPDGVQRGLIGDVIGRFEKAGLKLVGMKMVWPSKEILEKHYTNDVAYLTALGEKAKAGMEKNGLSDSRTPIQIGQWIRNQLGRYLAIGPVVAMVWQGTHAISNVRQLVGSTNPISADVGSIRGDLTIDTIEMANMEGRSVRNLIHASSEPDEAKREIALWFTKAEIYDYENVMDKVLHDAEWDTPKKK
- a CDS encoding ComEC/Rec2 family competence protein is translated as MKRRAIFLIIVGTLVLGMALWLQNSRDGKVFVSFMNVGQGDAILMRQGNFDVLVDGGPDLTVLQRLGENRPAWDRKIDVVVLTHPDQDHLGGLLYVVKKYEVGTVVLPKIIENKKNYRIFLQSVMDKKIPIVFAEAGQTIIYNDIKLDILSPDEKLLTWSKTNINNASVVARLIVPGVSLLLTGDIEAPTENYLAKKYGSVLTADILKVGHHGSKTSSSTTFLDFVKPKMAIISVGVKNMYGHPNPLTLKRLGGVKVERTDRMGTITLESNVGSGSVKLRCEKECEL
- a CDS encoding ComEC/Rec2 family competence protein codes for the protein MYPQIIPYFCVGYIAGVILGSTFSPVVANVFYLLFSVCFIFCVFGRYQAVRYGLIFSGSLLMGLVFSDLAVRSDVQNMASWKNVAGNISKYEGRVQSVEEDGLSLKVQVENVKIQNTSNVLPGVLEIKTAVSESIQTGDDIQFIGKIAIPDNFSLSAGHFDPRRYYARYGIFATMLNPRIQVMQSGAENKLTTIRNDLREKFFVLLPEPDAGLFSATLLGYMRDVPKSLRTDFSNSGLAHLVAISGQHVSMLAIAIFFITTMIGVPRIYAMIVTAVLATLFIALVDFPPSGIRSVIMVAAVYIAMASGRKSHGVRILLVTVVLMLMANPRILLADLGFQLSALAMWGLIVFYPIGQRFTFRAKSFGLQNIFLMTACAMFTTTPIIAYSFGRVSLIGLLANVFAAPLYPPLMLLGVAVLIFGWIPFLQGFLFFITHALTDIFLGLVEFSAKLPGANIQLVEFKAGYLVLFYFLLFVLSIILSRSTRRQFWPIRELFSVNKNSVRTEQLSDMAKK